In the genome of Streptomyces sp. P3, the window GTTGTGGACCGGGCCGAAGCCGGGGGCGGTGAAGGTGGCGAAGACGCGGGGGTGGGTGGCGACGTGTTCGGGGGTGCCCTTGCCTCCGCGCAGTCCGGCGGTGATCAGTTGGAACGTGTCGCGGCGGTAGACCTCGGAGCAGGCCGGGCAGCGGGTTGTGCGGCGGTTGTTGCAGCGGACGAGGAGTTGGCCGGCCGGGAGGTCCGAGGAGTCGAGGTGGCGGAGGATGCGGCCGATCTCGCCGGTTGTGGTGTCGACGTCGTATTCGGTGCGGTGGCCGTCGAGGCGGATGGGGTGGGTGCAGCCGCCGAGCCCGGAGAGCTGCCGGAGGATACCGGGCAGGGTGCCGCCGGATGCGAGCTTGCTGAGTTCCGGGAGAGGGGGCGGGGTGGCGCGGGCGAAGATGACGGTTCTCCTTCTGACGGGCACTTCAGGAGGGGTGGGCCGCCGGGGCGGCGGATGAGTGGCTGGGTCACGCCGCCCCGGAGGTCTGGCCGCAGATCAGCGGCGGTGGTGGTCGCGGAGCAGGGAGCGCAGGACCACGGCGGCGACGGCGACCGAGATGGCCGTGACGGCGACGGCGGCCAGGAGCGCGGTGAGGACGACTCCGCCGACGAGCACGGCCGCCACGGTCTTCTGATCGAGGGAGACCGACGGGAGCGAGCGCCGGACCGGGGCGGGTGCCGGGTCGGTCGGGGTGTGCGTGTGTGCGGGCGGCGGGGTGGGGTTCTCCGGGTACTTGGGCAGGAACATGACCGGGATCTCCTGTCTACTCGTCTAGATGTGTTGGCCGTTTATGACGGTCACGCCAGAGCGCGTGCCGGACTCGATGGCGGGGGCGAGGAAGGTGTGCGAGAGCCAGAAGCCGAAGAGGGCGATCAGGACGACGATCCAGGTCCGGACGCCGAGGTACTTGACCGCCGCCCAGGCGAAGAAGCCGAGGACGACGACGAGCGGGAGGTTGAGGGTCACGGGGTGCGGGTCCTTTCAGCGGACGGGGCAGCGGTGGGTGCGGGCGGCCAACTCGGCGGCGGCGCGGCTGTCGTAGTCGGCGGAGAAGTTGCAGCGGGGGGCGGTGCAGGCGGCAGTGTGCTTCTCACGGCCCCGGTGGTCGTAGGCGGTACCGACCTGCACGGGGCCGATGCGGGTGACGTTGCGGAAGCGGCGGTTCGCGGACATCGGGCTTCCTCTCAGAGGTGGGCGGCGATGGCGTCGGCCATGGGCGCCGGGACGCCGAGGCGGGCGCGCAGGGTCGGGGTGTCGATCGGGGCACCAGTGCGGGTGTGGTGCTCGGCGGCGACCTTGCGGGCGTGGTCGATTAGGGCGGCCGGGACCGGGACGGCGGGTTGTTCCGGTGATGCCTCGATGGCAGGTCGGTCGGGCGGATCGGGTGTGGGTTCAGGCCGTTCGGGTTCGTCCTCCTGGTCCTCGGTCGTCTCCACGGCCGCAGTCGTCTTTGTGGGCGAGTGTGCGAGGAGGGTGCCGCCGAGGAAGGCGACGGCGGGCCAGCCCGCGACGAGGATGCGCAGCCAGGCCGGGACGTCGCCGAGGTCGAGGAGGCCGGCCGTGGCGACGTTCGCGCCGAGGGAGGCGGCGAGCGCGATGACGAACCAGCACCAGGCCGCACCCTTGGACGACCCGGAGCGCAGTCGACGCCAGGCGGCGACGAGCAGCAGGTCTACGGAGACGGGGTAGGCCCAGGCTTTCCAGCCGTCCTGTCCGGCCGCCACGGCGACGTCGTGAATGTGGGCGAAGGACAGCGCGGCAGCGATGAGCGCTTGTACGAGCACCGCGTCTACCCGGGCCAGTTGGGCGCGCATGAGGGCGTCTCCTTCCGGGTTCAGGCATGGGAGGGGTAGGGACGTGGCGCGAGGCGGTCACGCCGACCGGGGTGGGAGTGGGCTCAGTCCGTGATGGGGCGCGGCTGGACGACAGGCCCCGGTTGTTCGACGGGCGGCGATACGGGCACGTAGGGCCGGAAGGGCTTCAGCGCGGGCAGGTCCGGCACCAGGTGGGCTGTCTCCCGGCAGGCGTCGGCGGCGTCGCCGAGGGAGAGATACGGGGTGCGGATGCGGGACCAGCCGCCGGAGGTGTCGCCCGCGACGGCGAGGCCGGGGCGTTCTGCGGGGATGGCGCAGGCGGCGAGGACCGCTTCCGGCGCGATGTCGCCCAGGGCCATCTTCGCGGAGGCTTCATCGTTCACGCGGTGGCAGACTCGGCCGGTGAGCTGGGCCCGGAGCATGGTCGCGCCCTTGCCGAGTTCGGCCCCGAAGCGCTGCCCGCAGACTTCGAGGTAGATGCCGGCCGCGCGGCCGAGCTGGGCGAGGCGGATGAGCTGGGTGACCATCTCGTCGCGCCGTTCTTCGTCCTTGCGGGTGGCGGTCAGGAAGAGTTCGGCCACCTCGTCGACGAACAGGACGACGGGCACGGGCCGTTCGCTCTCGGGCAGGCCCCAGATGTCCGAGGTGATCTCTTCCTCAGGGGTGCTGGGAGCGATGCCCTGCCGGGCTTTGATCAGGTCGTATCGGTCCTCCATTTCCTTGACCAGGACAGGCAGGAGCTCTGCGGCCTCGTCCGGGTCGGTGGCGAGCGCCGACAGGCGCGCGGCGAACGGGGCCAGCTCGACGCCCCGTTTGCAGTCGATGCCGACCAGTGCGACGTTCTGCGGGGCGAGTCCGGAGACGAGATGGCGCAGGTACATGGACTTGCCCGACAGCGTCGCGCCGAGGGTCAGTTGGTGGGGGACGGCCCGGTAGTCGCGTACGAAGGGCATGGCGTCTTCCCTCAGCGCGACCGGCACCGTGATGAACCCGCCGTCGATCTTGCGAGGCATCCGCACCTTGCGCAGGACGTCGAAGCCGACCAGCCGCAGTTCGACGACGCCCGGCTTGACGGTGGTGACGTAGACGGCGTGGACGCCCCAGGCGTGCCGCAGCCGTTCGGCCGAGGCTGCGACGTCGGCAGGTTCTTGCCCCGGCGCGAGGCGGAGGCGGAGCCGTAAGCCGGTCGAGGTGGGCCGGATGATGCCCCGGCGGGGCGGGACGGGCCGCACCTCCCGCCGGGTGGTGGCCTTGACGGCGAGGATGCGCAGCCGGGACGGGGCGACGGTCAGGCCACAGGCTTCCATGACCGAGGCGTACGAGCTGAGCAGCCGGACAGTGGATATCGGCCCGCCGACGGCGGACCAGTACAGGGCCGGGTGGTTGGCCCGGGTGTAGGCGGCCCCACCGCCGAGCGCGGCGACAGGACCACCCACCTCCAGAAGTGTCGCGAGATCGGTCATCAGGCCGTGGCCCCCATGGCGGCCGGGAAGGCGGCCGGGGTGACGGCGGCGGCGCGGAAGGCGATGCCGTGACGCTGCTGCCCGTTGAACACTGACTCCCACGGCCGGGCGACGAGCCCCGGCAGCGAGACCGGCGCACCGAGGTTCAGCCCCTCCGAGACACCGCCCTCCGGGACGGTGACCTTGATCAGCGAGGACTCCCCGTCCTCGATGTAGACGACGCCCATGGTCATCAGCGCCTCGCCGCTGACGGCGTCCTTGGCGATCTCGCCCGTCTGTCGGTCGCGGACCTTCGGCTCGGGAGCCTCCGTCAGGAGGATCGTCGCGGCAGAGGTCTCGACACGGATGGTACGCACAGTTGCGTTCCTATCTACTCGTCTATACAAGATGCGATCTGCGAACCCGATTTCCCGGGCTCACGACGATCACTCTGACACACAACTTGCCCACTCGTCTATACGAGTAAGCGTGTTGGGGTGTACGAGTCGAGGAGGCACCCCCGCGCACCACCGCCCCTCACCCGCTCACGTGGCCGGGAGCTGGTACGACAGGACGTAGGCGTCCGCCGCCATGACCGTGTCACAGACCTCTACGGGCCGCTTCTCGGTGTCGAAGGCGGTCCGGATCAGGTGGATCACGGGTACGCCGGCCGCCAGTCGCAGAGTGCGCACCTCGTCCGGCGAGGGCATCCGCGCGCGGATCTCCTCCTCGAAGTGGTCGAGGCGGTGACCCAGCTCTTCGAGACGGGCGTAGATGCCGCCGGGGCCGGGGTTCGGTTCGGCGATCTGCGTGCCGCGGGCGATGTCGAGCGGCAGGTAGGAGGTGGCGAACTCGACCGGCCGACCGTCGAGGAGGTAGCGGCGCCGACGTGCGAGAACCCGCCGCACGGAACCGAGCCGCGTGGAGATGTCCTGACTGGCCTTCTCCTCCTTCACCTCGAGGCTGTCGACCTGGGGGTGACTGCCGACGGTGTCCGCCTCGACGATGAACGCGGACTTCCCCTGCTCACGGTGAC includes:
- a CDS encoding SpdD protein translates to MFLPKYPENPTPPPAHTHTPTDPAPAPVRRSLPSVSLDQKTVAAVLVGGVVLTALLAAVAVTAISVAVAAVVLRSLLRDHHRR
- a CDS encoding GntR family transcriptional regulator, whose amino-acid sequence is MSPLSSGLLGDLDPTSDRAVFRQIADQLRDAIDRGRFREGEKLPSEAELVDHYGVSRMTVRNSFSILQGEGLVHAEHGKGVFVRPRPPVRRLASDRFARRHREQGKSAFIVEADTVGSHPQVDSLEVKEEKASQDISTRLGSVRRVLARRRRYLLDGRPVEFATSYLPLDIARGTQIAEPNPGPGGIYARLEELGHRLDHFEEEIRARMPSPDEVRTLRLAAGVPVIHLIRTAFDTEKRPVEVCDTVMAADAYVLSYQLPAT
- a CDS encoding DUF2637 domain-containing protein — its product is MRAQLARVDAVLVQALIAAALSFAHIHDVAVAAGQDGWKAWAYPVSVDLLLVAAWRRLRSGSSKGAAWCWFVIALAASLGANVATAGLLDLGDVPAWLRILVAGWPAVAFLGGTLLAHSPTKTTAAVETTEDQEDEPERPEPTPDPPDRPAIEASPEQPAVPVPAALIDHARKVAAEHHTRTGAPIDTPTLRARLGVPAPMADAIAAHL
- a CDS encoding FtsK/SpoIIIE domain-containing protein, producing the protein MTDLATLLEVGGPVAALGGGAAYTRANHPALYWSAVGGPISTVRLLSSYASVMEACGLTVAPSRLRILAVKATTRREVRPVPPRRGIIRPTSTGLRLRLRLAPGQEPADVAASAERLRHAWGVHAVYVTTVKPGVVELRLVGFDVLRKVRMPRKIDGGFITVPVALREDAMPFVRDYRAVPHQLTLGATLSGKSMYLRHLVSGLAPQNVALVGIDCKRGVELAPFAARLSALATDPDEAAELLPVLVKEMEDRYDLIKARQGIAPSTPEEEITSDIWGLPESERPVPVVLFVDEVAELFLTATRKDEERRDEMVTQLIRLAQLGRAAGIYLEVCGQRFGAELGKGATMLRAQLTGRVCHRVNDEASAKMALGDIAPEAVLAACAIPAERPGLAVAGDTSGGWSRIRTPYLSLGDAADACRETAHLVPDLPALKPFRPYVPVSPPVEQPGPVVQPRPITD
- a CDS encoding mobile element transfer protein produces the protein MSANRRFRNVTRIGPVQVGTAYDHRGREKHTAACTAPRCNFSADYDSRAAAELAARTHRCPVR